Proteins encoded in a region of the Triplophysa rosa linkage group LG14, Trosa_1v2, whole genome shotgun sequence genome:
- the trim3a gene encoding tripartite motif-containing protein 3 encodes MPLTMAKRESGSTSPVVRQIDKQFLVCSICLEHYHNPKVLPCLHTFCERCLQNYIPPQSLTLSCPVCRQTSILPEKGVAALQNNFFITNLMEVLQREQDCTRPEASSGLESAGAATYAPPLSCPNHEGKVMEFYCESCETAMCLECTEGEHREHVTVPLRDVLEQHKAALKNQLDAIRNRLPQLTGAIELVNDISRQLTDRKNEAVSEISNTFEELEKALHQRKTALITDLENICTTKQKVLQSQLSALLQGKENIQSNCSFTEQALNHGSPTEVLLVQKQMGERMGALARHAFPEQPHENGHLDCQVETEGLRRSIQNLGVLLTTSAVGHTSVATGEGLRHAVMGQNTTVTATTKDKDGELVKTGNAALRAQITGPDGTVTATEITDNKNGTYEIGYTLRAEGEFSFSVLLYGQPVRGSPFRLRAIKPCDAPQSPDDVKRRVKSPGGGGGGGGHVRQKAVRRPSSMYSTTKKKENPIEDDLIYRVGTRGREKGEFSNLQGISTTSTGRIVVADSNNQCIQVFSNDGQFNLKFGVRGRSPGQLQRPTGIAVDMNGDIIVADYDNRWLSIFSPDGKFKNKIGAGRLMGPKGVAVDKNGHIITADNKAFCVFIFQSNGKLVTKFGAKGTSERQFADKSAPNTPTEPKQSKSGPAFSPHFVAINNKNEIIVTDFHNHSVKVYNADGEFLFKFGSHGEGNGQFNAPTGVAVDGNGNIIVADWGNSRIQVFDSSGSFLSYINTTADPLYGPQALALTSDGHVAVADSGNHCFKVYRYLQ; translated from the exons ATGCCTCTCACGATGGCTAAGCGGGAGAGCGGCAGCACCAGCCCGGTGGTGCGTCAGATAGACAAGCAGTTCCTGGTGTGCAGCATCTGTCTGGAGCACTATCACAATCCTAAAGTTCTGCCCTGTCTCCACACCTTCTGCGAGAG ATGTCTCCAGAACTACATCCCTCCTCAGTCGCTGACCCTCTCTTGCCCGGTGTGCAGACAGACCTCCATCCTGCCTGAAAAGGGTGTTGCTGCTCTGCAGAACAATTTCTTCATCACTAATCTAATGGAGGTGTTGCAGAGAGAGCAGGACTGCACCCGTCCCGAAGCCTCGAGTGGGCTGGAGTCAGCCGGTGCTGCCACATatgccccgcccctctcatgcCCCAACCATGAGGGCAAG GTCATGGAGTTTTACTGCGAGTCCTGTGAAACAGCCATGTGTTTGGAATGCACTGAAGGAGAACACAGAGAACATGTGACTGTTCCACTGCGGGACGTCCTAGAACAACACAAAGCAGCACTGAAGAACCAGCTAGATGCAATCCGCAACAG GCTTCCACAGCTGACCGGGGCTATAGAGCTGGTAAATGATATCTCCAGACAGCTAACAGACAGGAAGAACGAAGCTGTTTCGGAGATCAGCAATACGTTCGAGGAACTGGAGAAAGCACTACACCAGCGTAAGACTGCCCTTATCACTGACCTGGAGAACATCTGCACCACCAAACAGAAG GTGCTACAAAGCCAACTGTCTGCATTATTGCAGGGAAAAGAGAACATCCAGAGTAACTGTAGCTTCACCGAACAGGCCCTAAACCACGGCAGCCCCACCGAAGTTCTCCTGGTGCAGAAGCAGATGGGAGAGCGGATGGGGGCTCTTGCCCGCCACGCCTTCCCTGAGCAACCCCACGAAAACGGACACCTTGACTGTCAGGTGGAGACAGAGGGGTTGCGTCGCTCCATCCAGAACCTGGGAGTCCTGCTAACCACCAGCGCCGTGGGCCACACCAGCGTAGCGACTGGAGAGGGTCTCAGACACGCTGTCATGGGTCAGAATACCACTGTTACAGCCACCACTAAG GACAAAGACGGTGAACTAGTCAAGACTGGAAATGCGGCACTGAGGGCTCAGATCACCGGGCCTGATGGAACGGTCACCGCAACGGAGATAACGGACAACAAGAACGGCACCTATGAGATCGGCTACACCCTCCGTGCGGAGGGCGAGTTTTCCTTCTCTGTCCTGCTCTACGGACAGCCCGTGAGGGGCAGCCCCTTCCGCCTGAGGGCCATCAAACCCTGCGACGCCCCGCAGTCTCCCGATGACGTTAAGAGGCGTGTGAAGTCCCCAGGAGGAGGAGGCGGGGGCGGAGGGCACGTTCGGCAGAAAGCGGTCCGCAGACCCTCGAGCATGTACAGCACCACGAAGAAGAAGGAGAACCCAATAGAGGATGACCTCATCTACAGAGTGG GaacgagaggaagagaaaagggGGAATTCTCCAACCTGCAGGGTATCTCCACCACCAGCACTGGACGAATCGTGGTAGCTGACAGCAACAACCAGTGCATACAG GTGTTTTCCAACGATGGTCAATTCAATCTGAAGTTTGGGGTCAGAGGTCGCTCTCCTGGCCAGCTGCAGCGACCCACCGGCATCGCTGTGGACATGAACGGTGACATCATCGTGGCTGACTATGACAACAGATGGTTGAGCATCTTCTCTCCTGACGGCAAGTTTAAG AACAAAATCGGCGCAGGCCGGCTGATGGGTCCTAAAGGAGTCGCCGTGGATAAGAACGGACACATTATCACAGCAGATAACAAAGCTTTCTGCGTCTTCATCTTCCAATCCAACGGCAAGCTGGTGACCAAATTTGGTGCCAAGGGAACATCAGAGAGGCAGTTTGCAG ACAAAAGTGCTCCAAATACGCCAACTGAGCCAAAGCAGAGTAAATCCGGCCCTGCCTTCA GTCCACATTTCGTGGCTATAAACAACAAGAATGAAATTATTGTGACAGACTTCCACAATCATTCTGTGAAG GTTTACAATGCCGACGGGGAGTTCCTGTTTAAATTCGGCTCTCATGGAGAAGGGAACGGGCAGTTTAATGCACCCACAGGTGTGGCTGTGGATGGAAATGGGAATATTATTGTTGCAGACTGGGGCAACAGTAGGATACAG GTGTTTGACAGTTCTGGCTCTTTCCTGTCATACATCAATACGACGGCAGACCCTCTGTACGGCCCCCAGGCTCTCGCTCTCACGTCCGATGGTCACGTAGCCGTGGCAGACTCTGGAAACCACTGTTTCAAAGTCTATCGATACCTGCAGTAG